A region from the Benincasa hispida cultivar B227 chromosome 10, ASM972705v1, whole genome shotgun sequence genome encodes:
- the LOC120088369 gene encoding H/ACA ribonucleoprotein complex non-core subunit NAF1 has product MVDAQTLLPEADAHLNQSVEKPVPIIDGVQSNVVRSEDFKPEVQASGEACGSKSANLNSIIEEGMSKVSLVLDGGCIANVKLESQEDEGESDVESESTSSTSTSSSSSSGRSSDNEIDEEEENSSSSSSGDSNCDDEEEEYMVKAEGQREIGELEEGEIRDIADEDEEASADDMVAWDDDAEDVDDDGENLDGEDEEAGVEGGPIRSKNELKVLPPVPQVHATLQPHHQMLPVGVVLSIIGNQVIVEGGEKHNPLNEGSILWITEARSPLGLVDEIFGPVKNPYYSIRYNSESEVPLGISGGTHVSSVLEFADYVLNNKDLYKKGYDASGVNDEEVSDDGEFSDDEKELEFKKMQKLAKRAMNDNQQINGNRNNVRKKKNNAKARKFGQCTFETANVPDGQRTPEQATISEGWKFDQPTPQQGKMDMVQPSPNQNQQTGPSLAPVVYHGGCPNPSAARPCFINGTGIMPSFQPSYNPYFTPAMNGIRPAEMPFQFQQQQNPFFPNSLLPMNGMPWQLQNPVQQVPQMAMANTFAGAAYPPGFVGPSTALPNPLTSVGPQGIQSGGLQFGQNQNNLQPATQQFNLSNMNPPVTFPGNIAPQQFNQNSFSNQGRKFYGRGRSHFRGRRGGRQSR; this is encoded by the exons ATGGTTGATGCACAAACGCTTCTTCCTGAAGCAGATGCCCATTTGAATCAATCCGTGGAAAAGCCTGTTCCCATTATCGATGGAGTTCAATCTAATGTTGTCAGGTCTGAAGACTTTAAACCAGAAGTGCAGGCGAGTGGTGAGGCTTGTGGTAGTAAGTCTGCAAATTTGAATTCCATCATTGAAGAAGGGATGTCAAAGGTTAGCTTGGTTCTTGATGGCGGGTGCATTGCAAACGTTAAGTTGGAGTCTCAGGAGGATGAAGGTGAAAGTGATGTGGAGTCCGAGAGCACAAGTTCAACTTCAACATCTAGTAGTAGTAGCTCTGGGAGAAGCAGCGATAATGAAATAGAcgaggaggaagaaaattcatCATCTTCTAGTAGCGGTGACAGCAATTGCGATGATGAAGAAGAGGAGTACATGGTAAAAGCAGAGGGACAGAGAGAAATCGGTGAACTCGAAGAAGGTGAGATAAGAGACATTGccgatgaagatgaagaagcttCTGCAGATGACATGGTTGCGTGGGATGATGATGCTGAAGATGTTGATGATGATGGTGAAAACCTCGACGGAGAAGATGAAGAGGCTGGGGTTGAAGGAGGGCCAATTAGGTCTAAAAATGAGCTTAAG GTTCTTCCTCCAGTTCCTCAAGTGCATGCGACACTACAGCCGCACCACCAAATGCTTCCTGTTGGAGTTGTTTTGTCA ATAATAGGCAATCAAGTCATTGTAGAGGGTGGTGAGAAGCACAATCCTCTTAACGAAGGCTCTATCCTCTGGATAACTGAAGCTAGATCCCCATTGGGGTTGGTAGATGAGATCTTTGGGCCGGTTAAAAATCCTTATTATTCTATTAGGTACAATTCTGAAAGTGAAGTTCCTCTTGGAATTAGTGGTGGCACTCACGTCTCCTCCGTTCTTGAGTTTGCCGATTATGTGCTAAATAACAAAGACCTGTACAAGAAGGGGTATGATGCATCTGGAGTGAATGATGAAGAGGTGTCAGATGATGGTGAGTTCTCAGATGATGAGAAAGAGCTTGAGTTCAAGAAAATGCAAAAGTTGGCTAAGAGGGCTATGAATGACAACCAACAGATTAATGGGAACAGAAATAATGTtcggaagaagaaaaacaatgctAAAGCCAGAAAATTTGGTCAGTGTACATTTGAGACTGCAAATGTACCTGATGGCCAGCGCACACCCGAGCAAGCTACAATATCTGAAGGCTGGAAATTCGATCAGCCAACACCACAGCAAGGAAAGATGGATATGGTTCAGCCATCCCCCAATCAGAACCAGCAAACTGGCCCTTCTTTGGCCCCAGTTGTATATCACGGTGGTTGTCCAAACCCTTCAGCAGCACgtccatgttttatcaatggAACTGGCATTATGCCATCTTTTCAACCATCGTACAACCCCTACTTTACGCCAGCAATGAATGGAATTAGGCCAGCAGAAATGCCATTTCAGTTTCAGCAGCAGCAGAATCCGTTCTTTCCCAACAGTCTTCTTCCAATGAATGGCATGCCGTGGCAATTACAGAATCCTGTGCAGCAAGTGCCTCAAATGGCCATGGCAAATACATTTGCTGGAGCAGCGTATCCTCCGGGATTCGTAGGTCCATCAACCGCCCTACCTAATCCCTTGACAAGCGTAGGGCCACAAGGAATCCAATCCGGTGGACTACAGTTTGGACAGAATCAAAACAACTTGCAGCCTGCAACACAACAATTCAATCTCTCAAACATGAACCCACCAGTTACATTTCCAGGAAACATCGCACCACAACAGTTTAAccaaaattcattttcaaacCAGGGAAGGAAATTCTATGGTCGTGGTAGATCTCATTTTAGAGGTAGAAGAGGTGGGCGACAAAGTAGATGA